A single window of Cottoperca gobio chromosome 9, fCotGob3.1, whole genome shotgun sequence DNA harbors:
- the ercc6l2 gene encoding DNA excision repair protein ERCC-6-like 2 isoform X2: MASSSAVEKEWREGDSCLAPDQRDGTLPEATIKRLSSTSHNNDTTAWVVFTDHNKDAEEEEGAVPVSELLRPGSNHFTQEKPVFPSSVPDTRLCVPLELSDVNGDIVPYTINRYLRDYQRDGIRFIYNNYICSRGCILGDDMGLGKTVQVIGFLAAVLHKTGTWEDIKNNMSPFLLSQASRQSKPNKVFLIVAPLSVLYNWKDELDTWGHFQYVVVHGLRKEEELTRIKNGRIEIALTTYETLRLCLDQFNNIDWSAVVVDEAHKIKNPNSQITQAMKDLKCKIRVGLTGTILQNNLEEMWCVMDWALPGCLGSLGHFKNKFSDPIEQGQRHSATKRALATGRKTARALVRKISHWFLRRTKALIKEQLPKKDDRVVYCSLTDFQQTMYQTVLDSKDVTLMLRSSEKCDCQSGRTRGRCCYETNSEGVKMKGLYFSYLAILRKVANHAALLQSTAGTSKKQEKYVGGICAKVFQKFPEFVQRCKDEAFEALSDPMYSGKMKVLQKLMKYYLQRRDKVLIFSLSTKLLDVLESYCMAEGLDYSRLDGTTKSKERVQIVKDFNSSSHINLCLVSTMAGGLGLNFTGANVVVLFDPTWNPANDLQAIDRAYRIGQCRDVTVLRLISLGTVEEVIYLRQVYKQQLQCTVVGKESARRYFEAVQGHGLHKGELFGIKNLFRLQTQGTCLTHKLIEREGRVEAGVMTSSTHTGEEKEEETKGVSESGDSPSTDGPVLNEEPAKENMSSSKVPRGVLDFSSGSEEDEKEGLKRKVSNPSAIDGNRGMDAAAGPGRMSLLQHGFSRLLERVKGKPELAEGDSSPGAEESPSEEDAVVQKMEGTSSGISKCSNTANGAVCLPKLGTKTLDISSSSDGDDGEGGRQERVAIRKRQDLKGTNKKITVDEESDGHSSPDKNKPNKLKTKVSKVRRFKGYSDESEDLDMEAKTWPKRDALKSHCRGGDCGRERLDCSRKRQSASVRGKARSKHTEDIETFTSSEDEHTPVKKGRSTGCHFTSPQMERSRFESSKGGQRAATTNRTERQQGMPCQTSPASKGNITIDSVLGGVHEVLYTHSNQRVVGGSKAEERMARAAVRDVFERKMYSQLPANHLLTQESLSCSPPDSQPCPSTVRLDRPSVDHPVTFADRNVHHTRHTTFIIGETPQAICRQQMEEMAEKLKFPSVPQFAVEILRRNSTQRVAWLRQYYTSLNHPDLANTVTHNFPQPDSAQTSSSTATSTTSTKTAATSHTHTRAPLKDVPKAKRKPKYTQKSPEPKTKPETPQNDVYVLQKKSRQPQYDVSEPQTKNRNPQNDVISPPKKQKSPQKNALEPLSDVPSLESGEQEETVCSARGHKRTKRGSVSGSGAFRAGGGLGLDQASSSGLGSGEAATFLNYTDRDIPSSPDLSHGKSTTLSKPTAKGREQEQKPSSRTSETFRGQRENPPTSSPPEQATSTSSHRSLLTDLIGDTSILDDLLKPKRRGCTKTPPALSTVSVSTCLTAPSPSRITSNTDSGSVGLIDSLSSSNSKKPPKHQVVSKGSHRDFWDILNEGNEESINRLTDPAEVQRVCINTTFAARGRSEKKDSESLWKTNEKFLWKK; encoded by the exons ATGGCTTCATCTTCTGCAGTTGAAAAAG AATGGCGTGAAGGTGACAGTTGTCTGGCTCCTGACCAGAGAGATGGCACCCTGCCAGAAGCCACCATTAAGAGACTGAGCTCCACCTCTCATAATAATGATACCACAGCATGGGTGGTATTCACTGACCATAATAAagatgcagaagaagaggagggagctgTACCTGTCTCGGAACTCCTGAGACCAGGCTCGAATCACTTCACCCAGGAGAAACCTGTGTTTCCCAGCAGCGTCCCAGACACCAGGCTATGTGTCCCCTTAGAGTTGAGTGATGTTAATGGGGACATAGTCCCCTACACCATCAACCGATACCTGAGAGATTACCAGAGAGACGGTATCAGGTTCATTTACAACAACTACATCTGTTCCAGAGGTTGTATCCTGGGGGATGACATGGGCCTGGGAAAAACTGTACAG GTCATTGGTTTCCTTGCTGCTGTATTGCACAAAACGGGCACATGGGAGGACATCAAGAACAACATGTCTCCGTTTCTGCTGAGTCAGGCCTCCAGGCAAAGTAAACCCAACAAA GTGTTCCTCATTGTGGCCCCACTGTCAGTGCTTTATAACTGGAAGGATGAACTGGACACATGGGGTCATTTCCAATATGTGGTGGTCCATGGgctgaggaaagaggaggagctgACTCGCATCAAGAACGGACGCATTGAGATCGCTCTCACTACCTATGAGACTCTGCGCCTTTGTCTGGATCAGTTTAATAA CATAGACTGGTCTGCTGTGGTCGTGGATGAGGCCCACAAGATAAAAAATCCAAACTCTCAGATCACTCAGGCAATGAAGGATCTGAAATGTAAG ATCCGAGTTGGCCTCACTGGCACAATCTTACAGAACAACCTTGAGGAGATGTGGTGTGTCATGGACTG gGCCTTACCTGGTTGCCTCGGCAGCTtaggacatttcaagaacaagTTTTCGGATCCGATTGAGCAAGGGCAGAGGCACAGTGCAACCAAACGTGCCCTAGCTACCGGGAGGAAGACTGCCAGAGCCCTGGTGAGGAAGATTTCCCACTGGTTCCTCAGAAGGACTAAAGCTCTCATCAAGGAACAACTGCCTAAAAAGGATGACAGG GTGGTGTATTGCTCTCTGACAGATTTTCAGCAGACTATGTATCAGACGGTGCTGGACTCTAAAGATGTGACGTTAATGCTGAGGTCCTCAGAAAAATGTGACTGCCAAAGTGGACGCACCCGCGGACGCTGCTGCTATGAA ACAAACTCAGAAGGTGTGAAAATGAAGGGGCTATACTTTAGTTACTTGGCCATATTGAGGAAGGTTGCCAATCATGCAGCACTGCTTCAGTCCACCGCAGGCACCAGCAAGAAACAG GAAAAGTATGTGGGGGGCATCTGTGCAAAGGTATTCCAAAAGTTTCCAGAATTTGTGCAGAGATGCAAAGACGAAGCATTTGAGGCCTTGTCAGACCCGATGTACAGTGGAAAGATGAAG GTTTTGCAGAAGCTGATGAAGTATTACCTGCAAAGGAGAGATAAAGtacttattttttctctctcaaccAAG CTGTTAGATGTGCTGGAGAGCTACTGCATGGCCGAAGGGCTGGACTACAGCCGGTTGGACGGAACCACCAAATCCAAAGAGAGAGTCCAGATTGTCAAAGACTTCAACTCCTCCTCTCACATCAACCTCTGCCTGGTTTCCACCAT GGCGGGTGGTCTTGGTCTCAACTTCACAGGGGCCAATGTGGTAGTGCTCTTTGACCCCACATGGAACCCAGCCAATGACCTCCAAGCTATTGACAG GGCATATCGTATTGGCCAGTGCAGGGATGTGACTGTTCTGAGGCTGATCTCATTGGGGACTGTCGAGGAGGTTATCTACCTCCGACAAGTTTACAAACAG CAATTGCAGTGCACAGTTGTGGGCAAGGAGAGTGCACGGCGGTACTTTGAGGCAGTGCAGGGGCACGGTCTCCATAAGGGAGAGCTGTTTGGGATCAAAAACCTCTTCAGGCTGCAGACCCAAGGGACATGCCTCACCCACAAGCTAATAGAG CGAGAAGGACGAGTAGAGGCCGGTGTAATGacaagcagcacacacacaggcgaagagaaggaggaggagacgaagGGAGTTAGC GAGTCTGGAGATTCTCCATCTACAGATGGCCCTGTACTGAATGAGGAACCAGCGAAGGAGAACATGAGTTCATCAAAGGTCCCCAGAGGGGTGTTGGACTTCAGCAGTGGAAGTGAAGAGGATGAGAAGGAGGGTCTTAAGAGGAAGGTGTCAAACCCCAGTGCAATAGATGGCAACAGGGGTATGGATGCTGCCGCTGGTCCTGGTCGAATGAGTCTCCTCCAGCATGGTTTCTCAAGGCTCCTCGAAAGGGTCAAAGGAAAACCAGAGTTGGCAGAAGGGGACAGTAGTCCGGGTGCCGAAGAAAGCCCATCTGAGGAAGATGCTGTGGTTCAAAAGATGGAGGGTACCTCCTCTGGCATTTCCAAGTGCTCCAATACAGCAAATGGTGCAGTCTGTCTCCCTAAATTGGGAACGAAAACCCTGGACATCTCCAGCAGTTCAGACGGGGATgatggagagggggggaggcAAGAGAGGGTTGCTATAAGAAAGAGACAGGACCTGAAAGgaacaaataagaaaattacAGTGGATGAGGAGAGTGATGGACATTCCTCACCAGACAAAAATAAACCTAACAAGCTCAAAACTAAAGTTTCAAAAGTGCGCCGCTTCAAAGGTTATTCAGATGAATCCGAGGATTTGGACATGGAGGCAAAGACGTGGCCCAAGAGGGACGCTTTAAAATCACACTGTAGAGGAGGTGACTGTGGGAGAGAAAGGCTAGACTGCAGCAGAAAGCGGCAAAGTGCTAGTGTTAGGGGCAAGGCCAGatccaaacacacagaagacataGAGACGTTCACATCTTCAGAAGATGAACACACTCCTGTTAAGAAAGGGAGATCTACAGGATGTCACTTCACATCTCCACAGATGGAAAGATCCAGATTTGAGTCGTCGAAAGGTGGGCAAAGAGCTGCAACAACcaacaggacagagagacaacaaGGCATGCCTTGTCAGACATCCCCGGCATCCAAAGGAAATATAACTATCGACAGTGTGCTAG GGGGCGTGCACGAGGTGTTGTACACCCACTCTAACCAGCGTGTGGTGGGCGGGAGCAAAGCAGAGGAGCGGATGGCTAGAGCTGCTGTAAGAGACGTGTTTGAGCGCAAGATGTACTCTCAGCTCCCGGCCAATCACCTTCTGACCCAGGAG AGTCTGTCATGCAGCCCACCAGACAGTCAGCCTTGCCCCTCTACTGTCAGACTGGACAGGCCCAGTGTGGACCATCCAGTCACCTTCGCCGACAGGAATGTGCACCACACCAGACACACCACCTTCATCATTGGAGAGACTCCCCAGGCAATATGCAG ACAGCAGATGGAGGAAATGGCAGAAAAATTAAAATTTCCCTCAGTCCCTCAGTTTGCAGTGGAGATTCTGAGGAGAAACTCAACCCAGAGAGTGGCCTGGCTACGACAGTATTACACTTCACTGAACCACCCCGACCTGGccaacacagtcacacacaattTCCCACAACCTGATTCAGCACAGACCTCCTCTTCAACTGCTACCTCCACAACATCCACCAAAACAGCTGCAACGTCTCACACACATACCAGAGCCCCACTAAAGGATGTTCCAAAAGCCAAGAGAAAGCCTAAATACACCCAGAAGAGTCCTGAACCTAAAACTAAGCCTGAAACCCCACAAAATGATGTTTATGTGCTGCAGAAAAAGTCTAGACAACCACAATATGATGTTTCTGAACCCCAGACAAAGAATAGAAACCCCCAAAATGATGTTATATCTCCTCCGAAAAAGCAAAAGAGCCCTCAAAAGAATGCACTAGAACCTCTAAGTGATGTTCCGAGCCTTGAGTcaggggagcaggaggagacggtCTGCAGTGCCAGAGGACATAAGAGGACAAAGAGGGGTAGTGTTTCTGGTTCTGGAGCCTTCAGAGCTGGTGGTGGTCTTGGCTTGGATCAGGCCAGCAGCAGTGGTCTGGGGTCTGGGGAGGCTGCTACTTTCCTGAActacacagacagagatatcCCTTCTTCTCCGGACCTCAGCCATGGCAAGTCCACCACGTTATCCAAACCCACAGCAAAGGGAAGGGAGCAAGAGCAAAAACCGTCTTCCAGGACAAGTGAAACTTTTCGAGGCCAGAGAGAAAATCCTCCGACCTCTTCTCCACCTGAGCAAGCCACATCCACCTCCAGTCATCGTTCCCTCCTCACAGATCTGATCGGGGACACCTCAATCCTCGACGATCTTCTCAAACCCAAACGCAGGGGCTGCACAAAAACACCCCCTGCACTCTCCACTGTGTCAGTAAGCACATGTCTCACCGCACCTTCTCCATCCAGAATCACTAGCAATACTGATTCTGGTTCAGTAGGCCTcatagactctctgtcctcttcaaACTCAAAGAAACCACCTAAACACCAGGTGGTATCAAAGGGCAGTCACAGAGACTTCTGGGACATCTTGAATGAAGGCAATGAGGAGAGCATCAACAGGTTAACGGACCCGGCAGAAGTGCAGAGGGTTTGCATCAACACTACCTTTGCAGCTAGAGGTAGGTCTGAAAAAAAGGACAGCGAGAGTCTCTGGAAGACTAATGAGAAGTTTCTGTGGAAGAAATGA